In Malus sylvestris chromosome 15, drMalSylv7.2, whole genome shotgun sequence, a single genomic region encodes these proteins:
- the LOC126602281 gene encoding dimethylnonatriene synthase-like, with protein sequence MEALSCAILTLALVAALSLLSKGFFPQPQKLKLPPGPKPWPVIGNLNLIGPLPHQSLHKLSQTYGPIMKLMFGSYPVVIASSAEMARQFLKTHDHIFASRPETAAGKYTTYNYKNLTWAPHGPYWRQGRKIYLSHLFSSKVLDSVEYIRVEENRAFLSRLCAVSGKPTMLKVHLSRLTLSIISRIVLGKKYFSVSESETSIVSLEEFQEMLDELFLLNGVLNIGDWIPWAQCLDLQGYVKRMKALKKKFDRFHDHVLDEHKANMKEVKDFVSKDMVDLLMQLAEDPDIEVKLNYDSVKGFTQDLIAGGTDTSATTVEWAMSELMKQPHLIEKATEELDIVIGRERWVEEKDIAQLHYIDAIMKETMRMHPVAVMLAPHLALEDCNVAGYDICKGTRVFINTWSMGRDPSQWNAAEEFNPDRFLGKAIDVKGQNFELLPFGSGRRMCPGYSLGLKMIRSSLANLLHGFNWKLPDNATAEDLVMEEVFGLATPRKFPLVAVLEPRLPLHLY encoded by the exons ATGGAAGCTCTTTCCTGTGCTATTTTAACCCTAGCATTGGTAGCTGCTCTATCCCTTCTCTCGAAAGGATTCTTTCCCCAACCCCAAAAGCTAAAACTTCCACCAGGTCCCAAACCATGGCCTGTAATTGGCAACCTCAACCTCATTGGCCCTCTGCCTCATCAATCCCTTCACAAATTGTCCCAAACATATGGACCTATAATGAAGCTTATGTTTGGTTCCTACCCTGTTGTAATTGCCTCATCTGCAGAAATGGCAAGACAATTCTTAAAGACGCATGATCACATCTTTGCCTCTAGACCCGAAACGGCAGCTGGTAAGTACACAACTTACAACTACAAAAATCTCACCTGGGCACCTCACGGTCCATATTGGCGCCAAGGCCGGAAAATTTACCTTTCCCATTTGTTTAGCTCGAAAGTACTAGACTCTGTTGAGTACATCCGCGTTGAGGAAAACCGCGCTTTTCTATCACGATTATGTGCAGTGTCAGGCAAGCCAACTATGCTCAAAGTGCATCTGTCACGCCTAACCCTTAGCATTATAAGTAGAATTGTGTTGGGTAAGAAGTATTTTAGCGTGTCCGAATCTGAGACTTCGATAGTGTCCCTAGAAGAGTTTCAAGAGATGTTAGATGAGTTGTTCTTACTTAATGGGGTACTTAATATAGGGGATTGGATACCATGGGCTCAGTGTTTGGACTTGCAAGGGTACGTAAAGCGAATGAAAGCGTTGAAGAAAAAATTCGACCGGTTCCATGATCATGTGTTGGATGAACACAAGGCAAACATGAAAGAAGTGAAGGATTTTGTGTCGAAGGACATGGTGGACTTACTGATGCAGCTGGCTGAAGATCCTGATATTGAAGTTAAGCTCAACTATGACAGTGTCAAGGGATTCACCCAG GATTTAATAGCAGGAGGCACAGATACCTCAGCAACCACCGTGGAGTGGGCAATGTCTGAACTCATGAAACAACCACACCTCATCGAAAAGGCAACTGAAGAGCTTGACATAGTGAttgggagagagagatgggtaGAAGAGAAAGACATTGCACAGCTTCATTATATAGATGCAATCATGAAAGAGACAATGAGGATGCACCCAGTGGCAGTCATGCTAGCACCACATTTAGCCCTTGAAGATTGCAATGTGGCAGGTTATGATATTTGCAAAGGAACTAGGGTTTTCATAAACACATGGAGTATGGGAAGAGACCCTTCACAGTGGAATGCAGCAGAAGAGTTTAACCCAGATAGGTTCCTAGGGAAGGCAATTGATGTGAAGGGACAGAATTTTGAGCTGCTGCCTTTTGGGTCAGGAAGGAGGATGTGCCCTGGTTATAGCCTTGGACTTAAAATGATTAGGTCTAGCTTGGCTAACTTGTTGCATGGATTCAACTGGAAGTTACCTGACAATGCGACAGCAGAAGATTTGGTCATGGAGGAAGTTTTCGGATTGGCAACGCCTCGGAAGTTCCCGCTTGTTGCAGTTCTGGAACCTCGGCTCCCACTCCATCTTTATTAG
- the LOC126605819 gene encoding uncharacterized protein LOC126605819 → MLEVVIGLLRKILFYVWRGFLLAKMVSSARIKIERFCGVKSLISSMKTPTPVEGKLVVFMIDGRLSIKRALCGRETWREPWLTCLVERAPHKLPLGRHKQKETKRKGKSQDLIRAQFVSEMVTMNENHISRQEESAQMRLAMKEQGDKEQERFKINLMMEDLDKYTPERKKYLHGEQNDILRRNATRSIFQDDDSSQDYHPSPSPSQDGGYHY, encoded by the exons atgttagaggtcgtaattggactTTTGAGGAAGATATTGTTTTATGTTTGGCGTGGATTTCTATTAGCGAAGATGGTGTCGTCGGCACGaatcaaaatagaaaggttttgtggggtaaaatcgttgataagttccatgaaaactccAACGCCGGTCGAAGGGAAGctggtggtgtttatgatcgaTGGAAGATTATCAATAAAGCGTGCACTTTGTGGAAGGGAAACTTGGAGAGAGCCATGGTTGACATGCCTAGTAGAAAGGGCGCCTCATaaatt GCCCCTAGGTAGACATAAGCAAAAGgaaacaaagagaaaagggaagtcccaaGATCTAATACGTGCACAATTTGTTAGCGAAATGGTAACAATGAATGAAAACCATATCTCTCGGCAAGAAGAATCGGCCCAAATGCGTTTGGCCATGAAGGAACAAGGGGATAAGGAGCAAGAAAGGttcaaaattaatttgatgATGGAGGACCTCGACAAATACACTCCAGAGAGGAAGAAATACTTACATGGTGAGCAAAATGACATTTTACGAAGGAATGCCACaaggagtatatttcaagatgatgattcatctcaagactatcacccaagtccatcaccaagtcaagatggtggatatcattattaa